The Gossypium hirsutum isolate 1008001.06 chromosome D02, Gossypium_hirsutum_v2.1, whole genome shotgun sequence region ggaaaaacaaattaaatgggAAATCCATAtataaataagtttttaattgtgGCAGATTGTTTCCTTAAAAATCATACTTCCAAATAAAGATGAATTAGACTAAAGGAATACCACCTTGAAAGAGGGGATATTCGCCAAAATGGTTAACATTCTCTTATAGAAAGGAAGGGTAAATAGGCGTACCTTAGAATGGGTCAACTTGTAATACTACATACTCGATTAGTTCAATTCATTAGTTTAATTTAGGTTTacaaaattaattagtttaattcatCTTTTAATTTAGATTCGCACTATTAATTCGTGActtaattagtttagtaattatttttttaattactttaacaataatttattcaatttgcaATTCATTGGGTAagatccttggaatacttactAGTATTTCGTTgtaaactttactatattacaattttacCATACGCTTGCGGACACagcaaatttaatttaatatatttttggtgtaatatttatattataaatgatAACATGTTTATAGGCAGTCACTATGCAAGTCTCTTCCTTCAATAGATTTATGTTTGAGACTTACTAACATAGAAGGCCTATCACAATCCCATGAAAATAATGATACAATAacctatttaaaatataataatagagaATATACCATACGTGGACTCTTTGCAGCTAATCCCATAGAGTTTCAATCCAATCCAATTGTCCATGTTGCAAAGGATTGTCTCGATGCATTAATGTGATCTAGTCTTCCATGTGAGTTTCTCAACTAATATGACCTTCATTGTGGGCTAAGTATCCTCTAAATAATCACCATATCCCATTCAAGTCATTCAATAAATTGCTAATACTCAAATATAGATATTGTCTCTCAACAACTCCAATGCTAAGGAAGCGAGCATTTCCCTACACTTAATggccaatttcatattttcaataaGATGCATGTATGCACTATAAATAATTGGTTCATTAATTTGGTTGAATGATTTGGCATGATAAATTATTCATGTGTTTGAATTATTTGCAAATGTATTTATAGCTTTAGAAATGTTGGTATTGTTTGGGCTAGCAGCTGCAAGTCCATCCAGATGGAAAATCTTAGCCATCTAGATGGATGAAAAAAATGTCTTGGTATGtatattttgccaaaattccATCTAGATGACACAAATAGCCATATGGATGGCATCAGGCTTGTTTTAAAACATGTAGAAATGTGTTGGTTGCATTTTCAGTTACAGGAAGCCTATTTTATGTGTTATTGATGTCCAAATACCAAAGAGATgattcaatattatttttaaaatgtgtttgatCCTTTGAAAAtgttggaaatttttttattggaCTTTAATAAACAATTCCAAAGATGATTTTgttaaaagaaatttgaaaaatgcAAAGAATATGTCAATGTGACATTGTTTATTTGTACTGGATGTCGGGTCAAATAAAGGGGCGCTACATGCAtagctttatttaattaattttattccaTTTCAAATGATTAGATAACATGATCTCTTAATTTAGCTCTACTTCGGATTCATCATTTAATCTAATTAATTAGATACCCAAAATGGCTAAATTAACTGCAAATCAATCTAATCAtttctttttgttcaattttttataGTTCGATATAAGTCTTCATATTAAATGCAATTTGTTAAAGATTTGTATGGAGCTAGTGTAAGGAtcaattgaaaatatttaattagagCTTAAAtgattggaaattaaattttgactctTCATCAATCAATTACAAATTTATTTAGTCACAAACTCATTCCATTATACTATCATGTTTGTCTccctattatataccattacgaaagttcTGATTTCAAGATTTAGTTGAATGACTTTGTCATATGTGTTTTACCATCATAGAATATCTCTAACCCCTTAGGGTATATCGATTCACCTAACTTGATCATTTTATCTCATCATTATATCTTCTACAATGAAAATTGTCATTACtcaaattagtaatgataaaatcatTTGTCCCAAACAAATGACCCCTAGCCAcaatccattttcataattaatacaATGTCAATGAGATTATATCATTTACTCTTTTATCAATTTAtgattccactattgtgaatgaaaTCATATCATGCATAAAATCATGCAAATGACATAGCAAATTTTGACCTATTATCATGAGAGCAcgaattttcaatatatatttttttcgtcGAAcagtttctttcttctttaatatCTTATAATCTTATTGCAACTTCATTTCTTCCATATCTTGCAATAACTTCGTCTTGAAAGGTATCCaagtttattcttttttttttcaaatgatgaAAATGGGATAAAACTTCTTCCTCTTCCAAGTTTATATACCGGTGGTACATCATATTTAAGACGGTACAAGCAAAATAGCTTGAAATATATTGGTATAATCAAAACACGTTGGAATTTGTGCCAGATCAAAACCTATGTCATATGGTTCTGATTTAAAGCAGAAATGGAGCATATCAGTCGATAACGGAATATATTTGACCACCATGCAATACCAATTGTCTCCTTAACGTATATGACAATTGTTAATGCTAGCTTACTAGGTTTCTTAATTATAAGGATACAATCAACTGTTCTATACCAAGCCGGTTTGTTTATTAAAATTCTAAATGTTATAAAGAAATGGTTGTTATATACTTATAACAACACTTGATATACTTCTAAAAACATTTGAGATTTagattatattttgaatttttttaaaaaaatttaaattaaaaaactataatatattgataatattatcagtttaatttagatttatctttaataaaatttacaactataattttatttattaaagattatttaaatttaataaaatatgattaatatttttttatataaaattttaatattttaatgaaataatagcttaattaatttttttttcatttagaaatagaactaattttaccaaaattttagATAAGAGATTGAtatagaaaattaatttagtaaaaatgtaCTTTATACTTCATAGATATTACCCttgtaaatgaaaaattattatatgggataaaaataaattatacaatATCGATTTTACAATAAACTCCATTGTTTTAATTGAAATGTTATAAAGGATAACTGTTATAAAAACAACCTCCGTATACATCAAGGcaactcttttaatttttcttgcgAATTCTAGAGTCAAGATTTTGAGGAAGGAAATTAAGGAGATGATAGTATACAAGATTactcataaaaattaaatcggaaggtcattttaaataatatgtatatgtaAGTGTTATACAGTAATAGTCATCGACTCGATACTTAAATAAGTTTTGGGTCACCAACTCGCGATCTGGTCAGACCTAATCAGACGTATGCATATAAAACGTACAGCGAGAGGACAATTAGGAGAGCTCGTGGATCAGCTCGCAAGAGTTGAAGGGAGCTCGCAATATCAACTTACATACACCTAAGGAGCTCACTTGGAGAGGACCGCAGACTCTAGCATTCAACTTGGAATGAGGCACATGTCCAACAAGCCCGAAGCCTGCTCAGAGTGTCAATCCTATGAATAGTTAAGTCATAAACAGTGGAGTCAAACCATAAACAGTAGAgttcaatcataaaaattactCAATAGTAAGTGTACGGGTAAGTGGCACAGAAAAAGATCCATATGAAACAAAAACAACTTCAATGGCAGATTCATCCGTTGGCAAATTACTCATTAGATTACATGGCAAAGACAAAATCAACCACTTACTATGATGGATTACCTtaacttcttttctttcctcGCAACAAGAACAAATTCCATAAAAAGAAATGAACAAGCAACACTACAATAGTAAACACAGtgaatctaatttttattaaatttaaaatattatatacacagattAATTAGGAAGAAAAGGAAACTGATAATTCTTCCTATTGACCAAAAACACAGCCTGCTCCAGTTACACAAAGTTTCAATTCCAAAAGACTTCATCCAACAAAATCTGCCTTAAATAATATTCCAAAAGACTATCCAATTCCAGTTACATCTGGTTATACATTTTACTGATTTCCAGCAAAGCATGAATGATATTTATAACCACCTTTAGAAGATGGCACATCAAATATTGACAGATCTTTTTTCCCACGGAACCCTTGCTTCAATGCTGTTGCATACAGCCTAGGGATGTCAATGTCGTAAGAAGCATCGGCTTGGCAATTTGTTAGTTTAAATTGCAATTTGGTCAGGATACTCGCAGAAGTTCCTTATGTCTGAATCTTCGGATGGCTCCTTCGCTTCTTAGAAACTCGTACGTATGGAAACACCAGTCTCAGCTTGATGACCTCAGTTGATATAAAATATCAAGCTGGAACAACCGAAAACTGTATTACCAACTGAAGTAACCATCATGTATTCTCAGAACGTGATGCCATGAACAGGCTTCACGAATTATCAGCCATGAGCGATTAAAGAATTAATAAagaactaataaaataaaaattcaccaAAACAGCATGCAAAGAAATATATTGAAGGCAACATTTTTCAGACAGCAATGACCAAAAACACATTTTTCAGACAGCAATGACCAAAAACTGTGAGATTGGCTAAACTAGGCGGCAGCAAAAAATTACCAGCTATTCCTCTGCTACCCTCATGCTGGCTGGTTTCATTCCTTGTATTTCTAAACTCTTTCCTGATTCACACATTCCTGTTCATCGCTATTGTGTTAGGAAATTCTCGCATCTCCTATTGTTTGCTCGAGAGGCTGCACGCCATGTGTTTCTTCACAATTTTGGGCCACTGTTTGAACAGCTAATCCATTACTATTGACTGGATTAGATGACACCTGAGAGTTTGCAGCTTGAATAACAGGCAATTTATCAGAAGAAGTGAGGACAGAAAGACGGCAGAGTGGACAAGTGGTGTGGTTGGCAAGCCAATGGTCAATGCAGTCCATGTGAAATGTATGGCCACATGCAGGTATCTGTTGAAGTTTATCCTCCGCTTGGTATTCCCCAAGGCATACGGAGCATCTGCAATAACAATGATGATATTGTatcagaaacaaaaaataaaaataaaaattaaagcctACGTTTTCTCTTTTGGTCCCCATATTTCTGACCTGCACTGGTATGAACACTAGCTTCTATGCATACTTTTTTCCTAATCAGTTACTATATTGGTTTTGGTGGCCCCAGTAAGACTGCGCCCATCAGTTCTATGGTATTTATGATGCTAATCGTAACGGTCATCAAGGGACTTCTTATGCATGAAAGGTCTGGCATCACTAACCTTCTTCCAGTCTTCAGATTAACCTTCTTTCTCATTGAAAGTGTCTATCTAGTTGGTTAGTTTATTCAGAATAAATATGGACTATTTCTGCTAGATGAAGTTTAGATGTGCAACAACAGTTGGTAAAAATTACTTCAATCTCGTCACtagaaaattaaaatgataaaaccaAATTGGCTCCAATGTCATAGTTTTTTACAACTA contains the following coding sequences:
- the LOC107910639 gene encoding E3 ubiquitin-protein ligase ATL59 isoform X2 → MRTSPGPDSDLSISMAELGLKKEVREMLPIIIYKETFSIRDTQCSVCLGEYQAEDKLQQIPACGHTFHMDCIDHWLANHTTCPLCRLSVLTSSDKLPVIQAANSQVSSNPVNSNGLAVQTVAQNCEETHGVQPLEQTIGDARIS